The proteins below come from a single Timaviella obliquedivisa GSE-PSE-MK23-08B genomic window:
- the egtD gene encoding L-histidine N(alpha)-methyltransferase translates to MTASFEPKVQLYDLHPPLDDFRTEVLNGLGRPLAGVSRSAPKSIPPKFLYDKRGAELFDAICTLDEYYLTRTEMAILHTYAGEIATLIGDGVLIEFGSGSSQKVRIILDAMPQMPIYLGLDISKQHLQESCTQLAKDYPGLEAIAICTDYTQPLQLPDIPALRNKHKVGFFPGSSIGNLEPQEAIQFLKNTALSLEEGDLLIGVDLKKDKAILEAAYDDAQGISAEFALNLLTRINRELGADFQVENFEYRAVYNPVGRIEMYLISLIDQVVHLGDAAIPFYAGEQLQTENSYKYTISEFQKIATLAGFQSKQVWTDPQQWFSLHYLHLASR, encoded by the coding sequence GTTAGGGCGACCCCTAGCGGGTGTCTCGCGGAGCGCGCCCAAGTCGATTCCACCCAAATTTCTTTATGACAAGCGGGGTGCAGAATTATTTGATGCCATTTGCACGTTAGATGAGTATTATTTGACCCGGACTGAGATGGCAATTTTGCATACCTATGCTGGGGAAATTGCGACGCTCATTGGCGATGGCGTATTAATTGAGTTTGGCAGTGGAAGTAGCCAAAAGGTGCGAATTATTTTAGATGCGATGCCCCAAATGCCGATTTATCTGGGGTTAGATATTTCTAAGCAACATTTACAGGAATCTTGTACTCAACTGGCTAAGGATTATCCAGGGTTGGAAGCGATCGCCATTTGTACCGATTACACCCAACCATTGCAATTGCCTGATATTCCTGCCCTTCGTAATAAGCACAAAGTCGGCTTTTTTCCGGGTTCTTCTATTGGCAACTTGGAACCCCAGGAAGCGATACAGTTCCTCAAAAATACTGCCCTCTCGTTGGAGGAGGGAGATCTATTGATTGGGGTAGATCTTAAAAAAGATAAAGCTATTTTAGAAGCAGCTTACGATGATGCTCAGGGGATTTCTGCCGAATTTGCGTTAAATCTGCTCACGCGAATTAATCGAGAACTGGGGGCAGATTTTCAGGTGGAGAACTTCGAGTATCGGGCAGTTTATAACCCTGTGGGGCGGATTGAAATGTATCTGATTAGCCTCATCGATCAAGTAGTGCATTTGGGTGATGCGGCTATTCCTTTTTATGCAGGCGAACAGTTACAAACTGAAAATTCTTATAAATATACTATTTCCGAGTTCCAAAAGATTGCCACTTTGGCAGGTTTTCAAAGCAAACAGGTTTGGACTGACCCGCAGCAGTGGTTTAGTCTCCATTACCTGCACTTAGCCTCACGATAA